One window of Desulfovibrio aminophilus genomic DNA carries:
- a CDS encoding GIY-YIG nuclease family protein has product MSAGTGWFVYLMRCSDGSLYCGVTTDLARRLAEHNAGTGARYTRSRRPVALEASAPCADKSAALRAEAAVRRHRAEDKAAYVHELARAEEQP; this is encoded by the coding sequence GCTGGTTCGTCTACCTCATGCGCTGCTCCGACGGCAGCCTCTACTGCGGCGTGACAACGGACCTCGCCCGCCGCCTGGCCGAGCACAACGCGGGCACGGGCGCGCGCTACACCCGCTCGCGGCGTCCGGTGGCACTGGAGGCCAGCGCTCCCTGCGCGGACAAAAGCGCGGCGCTCCGGGCCGAGGCCGCCGTGCGCCGTCACCGGGCGGAGGACAAGGCCGCGTACGTCCATGAACTGGCGCGCGCCGAGGAGCAGCCATGA